One region of Glycine max cultivar Williams 82 chromosome 9, Glycine_max_v4.0, whole genome shotgun sequence genomic DNA includes:
- the LOC100780024 gene encoding protein DETOXIFICATION 34 — protein sequence METPLMFNSDLNSTGTTELQYAPEGLVDTNGGDYTEMSGLADFKNVFSVESVKLWTIAAPIAFSILCNYAVNSFTTIFVGHLGDLELSSVSLSLSVVSNFSFGFLLGMASALETLCGQAFGAGQVEMLGVYMQRSWLILLGACICLTPIYIYAEPILLLLGQEPEIAELAGVFTIQSIPQMFSLAINFPTQKFLQAQTKVGFLAWVGFGAFIFHIILLWILLKVLALGTTGAAVAYSTTAWVIALAQTAYVIGWCKDGWRGFSWLAFKDLWAFVKLSVASAVMLCLEVWYFMILIVLTGHLDNAVIAVGSLSICMTINGFEGMLFIGINAAISVRVSNELGSGRPRAAKYSVIVTIIESLVIGLICAAIILITKDHFAIIFTESKEMIKAVSKLAGLLGLTMILNSVQPVISGVAVGGGWQALVAYINLFCYYIMGLPLGFLLGYKLGYRVEGIWVGMICGTILQTLILLYIVYKTNWNKEVELASSRMRKWTGQEIEINLANSQQPVTH from the exons ATGGAGACACCATTAATGTTCAACAGTGATCTCAATTCCACGGGGACCACAGAGCTCCAATATGCTCCTGAGGGTCTAGTTGACACAAATGGAGGAGACTACACTGAAATGAGTGGCCTTGCAGATTTCAAAAATGTGTTCtctgtggaatccgtaaagctCTGGACAATTGCTGCACCCATTGCCTTCAGCATACTATGCAATTATGCTGTCAATTCCTTCACAACTATCTTTGTTGGCCATCTTGGAGATTTAGAACTCTCTTCAgtttcactctctctctctgtcgTTTCAAATTTCTCTTTTGGCTTCTTG CTTGGTATGGCAAGTGCACTAGAGACTTTATGTGGGCAAGCATTTGGTGCTGGACAAGTAGAAATGTTAGGGGTCTACATGCAACGTTCTTGGTTAATCTTATTGGGTGCATGCATCTGCCTCACACCAATTTACATTTATGCTGAGCCAATCTTGTTACTCCTTGGACAAGAACCTGAAATTGCAGAGTTAGCTGGTGTATTTACCATTCAATCCATCCCTCAGATGTTTTCTCTAGCCATCAATTTCCCCACCCAGAAGTTCTTGCAGGCACAAACCAAAGTGGGATTTCTTGCATGGGTTGGTTTTGGAgcctttatttttcacattataCTTCTATGGATTTTACTTAAAGTGCTTGCATTGGGTACAACTGGTGCTGCTGTAGCCTATAGCACAACAGCTTGGGTTATTGCTTTGGCTCAAACAGCTTATGTGATTGGTTGGTGCAAAGATGGGTGGAGAGGCTTCTCGTGGTTGGCATTCAAGGATCTTTGGGCCTTTGTGAAATTGTCTGTTGCTTCAGCAGTCATGCTATGCTTAGAGGTTTGGTATTTTATGATCTTAATTGTGCTCACTGGACACCTTGACAATGCAGTTATTGCTGTTGGTTCTCTTTCAATATG CATGACTATCAATGGATTTGAAGGCATGTTATTTATAGGGATCAATGCAGCAATTAG TGTGAGGGTTTCCAATGAGCTTGGATCAGGACGCCCAAGAGCGGCAAAATATTCAGTCATTGTCACAATTATTGAGTCCCTCGTCATTGGGTTAATTTGTGCAgccattattttaataacaaaagaTCATTTTGCCATCATTTTCACTGAGAGTAAAGAGATGATAAAAGCAGTTTCTAAATTAGCAGGCCTTCTTGGGTTAACCATGATTCTGAATAGTGTTCAGCCAGTTATATCAG GTGTTGCTGTGGGAGGAGGGTGGCAGGCTTTGGTGGCTTACATCAATCTATTTTGTTATTACATCATGGGACTCCCTCTTGGCTTCCTTTTGGGTTACAAGTTGGGTTACAGAGTGGAG GGTATTTGGGTTGGAATGATTTGTGGGACAATATTGCAAACGCTCATCTTGTTGTACATTGTCTATAAAACAAACTGGAACAAGGAG GTTGAGCTAGCATCAAGTCGAATGCGGAAATGGACCGgacaagaaattgaaattaattt GGCAAATTCTCAGCAACCAGTCACACATTAA
- the LOC100779482 gene encoding amino acid transporter AVT1I produces the protein MDKDSNIRTYPDMGELAFGKTGRLIISGLIYTELFLVSVGFLILEGDNLSNLFPTVEIHTADLAIGGKKLFVILVALVLDNLRILSYVSASRVFASAIIILSISWTATFDGVGFHQKGTLVNWKGNPTAVSLYAFCYCAHPVFPSLYNSMRNKHQFSNVLLVSFLLSTAGYASMAIICCLMFGPKVESQVTLNLKINKVSPKIAICTTLVNPISKFALMVTPITNALKDLLPRTYRNRATRILISTVLVIRTTTVALVVPFFGYLMSLS, from the exons ATGGATAAGGATTCGAATATCAGAACCTACCCTGATATGGGCGAACTTGCGTTTGGAAAGACGGGAAGGCTAATAATATCAGGGTTAATATACACGGAGCTCTTCTTGGTTTCGGTAGGGTTCTTGATTCTCGAAGGTGATAACTTGAGTAACTTATTTCCCACTGTGGAGATTCATACAGCTGACTTAGCAATTGGTGGGAAGAAACTGTTTGTGATATTGGTTGCCCTTGTCTTGGACAACTTGAGGATACTTTCTTACGTATCTGCAAGTAGGGTATTTGCTTCTGCTATCATTATTCTGTCAATATCATGGACTGCAACATTTGATGGAGTTGGGTTTCATCAAAAGGGAACTCTTGTTAATTGGAAGGGAAACCCCACAGCTGTTAGCTTATATGCCTTTTGCTATTGTGCACATCCTGTGTTCCCCAGTTTGTACAATTCCATGAGAAACAAACACCAGTTCTCTAAT GTACTACTTGTTAGCTTTCTCTTAAGCACTGCTGGTTATGCATCCATGGCTATAATTTGTTGCCTAATGTTTGGTCCCAAGGTTGAATCACAGGTCACATTAAacctgaaaataaataaagtaagcCCGAAAATAGCAATATGTACTACCTTGGTCAATCCCATATCCAAGTTTGCTTTGATGGTAACACCTATTACCAATGCTTTGAAAGACTTGCTTCCAAGGACTTACAGGAATAGAGCGACCAGAATCCTGATTAGTACTGTCTTAGTAATCAGAACTACTACTGTTGCCCTTGTTGTTCCTTTCTTTGGGTATCTCATGTCCCTTTCTTGA